In bacterium YEK0313, one genomic interval encodes:
- the braC_12 gene encoding Leucine-, isoleucine-, valine-, threonine-, and alanine-binding protein precursor, producing the protein MAGWTRRMFAGLAGVALAALGAGAAEAQIKIGAVLSATGPASFLGDPEKRTLELYVERLNAAGGINGQRVQLITYDDGGDANQARTFATRLVEDDKVVAMIGGSTTGTTMAMIPVFEEARIPFISLGGAIEIIDPVRSFVFKTPHTDRMACEKIFQDLQRRSLTTIAMISGTDGFGASMHAQCVAVAPRFNITIAHVERYGPRDSDMTPQLANIRNRQGVQAVVNAGFGQGPAIVTRNYRQLAVPFPLYQSHGVASKQFIELAGEAANGVRLPAAALLVADKLPDSDPQKPVVVGYSTTYQQRTGQPVSTFGGHAYDGLMLLAEAIKKANSTDPRKIRDALEQTRGFMGTAGVVNMSPTDHMGLDLTAFRMLEIRNGDWVLVPDSGS; encoded by the coding sequence ATGGCGGGTTGGACCCGACGCATGTTTGCAGGCCTGGCCGGCGTCGCGCTCGCGGCGCTCGGAGCCGGCGCAGCCGAAGCCCAGATCAAGATCGGAGCGGTGCTGTCGGCGACCGGCCCGGCCTCGTTCCTGGGCGATCCCGAAAAGCGCACGCTGGAGCTCTATGTCGAGCGGCTCAACGCCGCCGGCGGCATCAACGGCCAGCGCGTCCAACTGATCACCTATGACGACGGTGGCGATGCCAACCAGGCGCGCACCTTCGCCACCCGTCTCGTCGAGGACGACAAGGTGGTGGCGATGATCGGCGGCTCGACCACCGGCACCACCATGGCGATGATCCCGGTCTTCGAGGAAGCCCGCATCCCCTTCATTTCGCTCGGCGGCGCCATCGAGATCATCGATCCCGTGCGCTCCTTCGTGTTCAAGACACCGCATACCGACCGCATGGCCTGCGAGAAGATCTTCCAGGATCTCCAGCGGCGCAGCCTCACCACGATCGCCATGATCTCGGGGACCGACGGCTTCGGCGCGTCCATGCATGCCCAGTGCGTGGCTGTCGCGCCGCGGTTCAACATCACGATCGCGCATGTCGAGCGTTACGGCCCGCGCGATTCCGACATGACGCCGCAGCTCGCCAATATCCGCAACCGCCAGGGCGTGCAGGCGGTGGTCAATGCCGGTTTCGGCCAGGGGCCGGCCATTGTGACGCGCAACTATCGCCAGCTCGCCGTGCCGTTCCCGCTCTACCAGAGCCACGGCGTCGCCTCGAAGCAGTTCATCGAGCTCGCTGGCGAGGCCGCCAACGGCGTGCGCCTGCCGGCCGCCGCCCTGCTGGTCGCCGACAAGCTGCCCGACAGCGACCCGCAGAAACCGGTGGTGGTCGGCTACAGCACGACCTACCAGCAGCGGACCGGCCAGCCGGTTTCCACCTTCGGCGGCCATGCCTATGACGGGCTGATGCTGCTGGCCGAGGCGATCAAGAAGGCCAATTCCACCGATCCGCGCAAGATCCGCGACGCGCTGGAGCAGACCCGCGGCTTCATGGGCACAGCCGGCGTCGTCAACATGAGCCCGACCGACCATATGGGGCTCGACCTGACGGCCTTCCGCATGCTCGAGATCCGCAACGGCGACTGGGTCCTGGTGCCCGACAGCGGCAGCTGA